In Flavobacterium okayamense, a single window of DNA contains:
- a CDS encoding sensor histidine kinase — translation MIFLTLIASILIALVSVYQIRRESKLYHQDRLERKENAIIEHIDYVLRNTTYELETDKIPLIFKDRIGEISDVHSMEINFYDLKGELLISSKKGFKLDSLRPKINKATLRILQGTIEKRYVDFIEIDKQQFRSSYSYIKDAKFKPLAILNLPYEEDTSFYDNEVKNFLLRFGQVYVLMFLIAIVLSYFLSSYITKSLKIVSDKIRATNFSSNEIQKIELQEGSKEINVLIDSYNNMVDQLEESKSMLAQSEREQAWREMAKQVAHEIKNPLTPMRLTVQSFQRRFDESDPNIKQKLDDFSTTLIQQIDTMSSVATAFSNFASMPAQQNETLNVVKIVQLALDIFNEDCIEFKAYEDEIIAVFDRTQLIRVITNLVKNAIQAIPDEQENKKVEVLVYREGKEVKIVVKDNGKGINEENQSRIFEPKFTTKTSGMGLGLAIIKNIIENYNGTITFETETNKGTTFYVSFPITE, via the coding sequence ATGATATTTTTAACCTTAATTGCTTCGATACTTATTGCATTAGTTTCGGTTTACCAAATTAGAAGAGAATCTAAATTATACCATCAAGACAGATTAGAACGAAAGGAAAATGCCATTATTGAACATATTGATTATGTTCTTAGAAATACAACATATGAGTTAGAAACTGATAAAATTCCTTTAATTTTTAAAGATAGAATTGGGGAAATTTCTGACGTTCATAGTATGGAAATTAATTTTTACGATTTAAAAGGTGAATTATTAATTTCTTCCAAAAAAGGTTTCAAACTAGATAGTTTACGTCCAAAAATTAACAAGGCTACATTAAGAATTCTACAAGGAACAATTGAAAAGCGATATGTAGATTTTATTGAAATCGACAAACAACAATTCAGATCATCCTATTCATACATAAAGGACGCAAAATTTAAGCCTTTAGCAATTTTAAATTTACCTTATGAGGAAGACACAAGCTTTTATGATAATGAAGTTAAAAACTTCTTATTACGTTTTGGTCAGGTTTATGTTTTAATGTTTTTAATTGCTATTGTTTTATCATATTTTCTTTCCAGTTATATAACCAAATCCTTAAAAATTGTAAGTGATAAAATTAGAGCAACAAATTTTAGTAGTAATGAAATTCAAAAAATTGAATTACAAGAAGGAAGTAAAGAAATAAATGTTCTGATTGACTCATATAATAATATGGTCGATCAGTTAGAAGAGAGTAAATCAATGTTGGCTCAAAGCGAAAGAGAACAAGCATGGCGTGAAATGGCAAAACAAGTGGCACACGAGATTAAAAATCCGTTAACACCTATGCGATTAACAGTTCAAAGTTTTCAGCGTAGATTTGATGAAAGTGATCCAAATATCAAACAAAAATTAGATGATTTTTCTACTACATTAATTCAACAAATTGACACTATGAGTTCTGTTGCTACAGCGTTTTCAAATTTTGCTTCAATGCCAGCTCAGCAAAATGAAACGCTTAATGTTGTTAAAATAGTTCAATTAGCCTTAGATATTTTTAATGAAGATTGTATCGAATTTAAAGCATATGAAGATGAAATTATTGCAGTTTTCGACCGTACTCAATTAATAAGAGTTATAACTAATTTAGTTAAGAATGCAATTCAAGCAATTCCTGATGAACAAGAAAACAAAAAAGTTGAGGTTTTAGTTTATAGAGAAGGAAAAGAAGTTAAAATTGTAGTTAAAGATAATGGTAAAGGGATAAATGAAGAAAATCAAAGTCGTATTTTTGAGCCAAAATTTACTACAAAGACAAGTGGTATGGGCCTTGGTTTAGCAATTATAAAAAATATCATAGAAAATTATAACGGAACAATAACTTTTGAAACTGAAACAAACAAAGGAACGACTTTTTATGTTTCCTTTCCAATAACTGAATAA
- a CDS encoding potassium channel family protein, translated as MKVIVFGLGNFGMSLSLSLTETGNEVIGIDKNMEKVNLVKDKISHAICMDSTNELAYEAVPLKDADKVVVAIGENEGAAIITTAIIKKLSDVKIISRALSPIHDTVLEAMGIYSIIHPEQESADRLTKQINFRSTLENYQLDDNFTISEVLAKPEFYNKTLQELDTIDKYHLTLITIIRKREKRNLIGKKTIKKESIGRPLPETIIEEGDILVVYGNNKNIEFYCQDQEEHEIRK; from the coding sequence ATGAAAGTCATTGTTTTTGGATTAGGAAATTTCGGCATGTCGCTTTCTTTAAGTTTGACAGAAACTGGAAATGAAGTGATTGGAATTGACAAAAACATGGAAAAGGTAAATCTAGTAAAAGATAAAATTTCCCATGCTATTTGTATGGATTCTACAAATGAATTAGCTTATGAAGCTGTTCCGTTAAAAGATGCAGATAAAGTTGTTGTAGCTATTGGTGAAAATGAGGGAGCAGCTATTATAACTACTGCTATTATAAAAAAACTAAGTGATGTAAAAATTATAAGTAGAGCTTTATCTCCTATTCACGATACAGTTTTAGAAGCAATGGGGATTTATAGTATCATACATCCTGAACAAGAATCTGCGGATCGTTTAACGAAACAAATCAATTTTAGATCTACTTTAGAAAACTATCAACTAGATGATAATTTTACAATCTCTGAAGTTCTTGCAAAACCAGAATTTTATAATAAAACTTTACAAGAATTAGATACTATTGATAAATATCATTTAACATTAATTACAATTATTCGAAAACGTGAAAAACGTAATTTGATTGGTAAAAAAACTATTAAGAAGGAAAGTATTGGACGACCTTTACCTGAAACTATTATCGAAGAAGGCGATATTTTAGTAGTTTATGGAAATAATAAAAACATTGAATTTTATTGTCAAGATCAAGAAGAGCACGAAATTCGTAAATAA
- a CDS encoding CopD family protein, with protein sequence MINEYYDYIKSLHLIFVITWFAGLFYIVRLFVYHAEAKLKPQPEQDILVKQYQLMQYRLWYIITWPSAVLASIFAFLLLYINPGWLQMSWMHVKLFFVFLLYLYHLKCHQIFNQLQKDDVRHSSNFFRLWNEGATIILFAVVFLVILKNEFNWIYGVIGIILFSVLLMLGFKLYKRIREKNQS encoded by the coding sequence ATGATTAACGAATATTATGATTACATAAAATCGCTTCACCTTATTTTTGTTATAACGTGGTTTGCTGGTCTGTTTTATATTGTTAGGTTATTTGTATATCATGCTGAAGCTAAATTAAAACCTCAACCCGAGCAAGACATTTTAGTAAAACAGTATCAATTAATGCAATACAGACTTTGGTATATTATAACTTGGCCAAGCGCAGTTTTGGCTAGTATATTTGCATTCTTACTATTATATATAAATCCAGGTTGGTTACAAATGTCTTGGATGCATGTTAAATTGTTTTTTGTCTTTTTATTGTATTTATATCATTTAAAATGTCATCAAATTTTCAATCAATTACAAAAAGATGATGTTAGGCATTCTTCTAACTTTTTTAGGTTGTGGAATGAAGGCGCAACAATAATTTTATTTGCAGTAGTTTTCTTGGTGATTTTAAAAAATGAGTTCAATTGGATTTATGGTGTTATAGGAATTATACTTTTTTCCGTACTTTTAATGCTAGGATTTAAGTTATACAAAAGAATCCGTGAAAAGAACCAATCATAA
- the hemH gene encoding ferrochelatase, which translates to MKKGVLLVNLGSPDSTSVKDVKKYLDEFLMDERVIDVPYLLRAFLVKGIILNTRPKKSAAAYKKIWWEDGSPLIVLSKRLQEKVQQQVSVPVELAMRYGKPSIESGLQELYNKGIKEVMLLPLYPQFAMATTETILVLAEKIRMEKFPDMEFTILPAFYNQPDYIRDLSNSIKNSLENFKEDYILFSYHGVPERHIKKSDVTKSHCKIDGSCCNTPSKAHEFCYRHQCYETTKQVAKFLGLKEDKYSTSFQSRLGRDPWLQPYTDATIDELAQKGIKNLAVVTPAFVSDCLETLEEIGMEAAHSFKENGGENFLAIPCLNDNEDWVKTLSRWIDQWALQQ; encoded by the coding sequence GTGAAAAAAGGAGTCTTATTGGTTAATCTTGGTTCGCCAGATAGTACAAGTGTAAAAGATGTTAAAAAATATTTAGACGAGTTCTTAATGGATGAACGCGTAATAGATGTTCCATATTTATTGAGAGCTTTTTTAGTTAAAGGAATAATTTTAAATACACGCCCCAAAAAATCAGCTGCAGCTTATAAAAAAATTTGGTGGGAAGATGGTTCACCACTAATAGTTTTATCTAAGCGTTTACAAGAAAAGGTTCAACAACAAGTTAGTGTTCCAGTAGAATTAGCTATGCGATATGGAAAACCTAGTATTGAATCTGGTTTGCAAGAACTTTATAACAAGGGAATAAAAGAAGTTATGTTACTTCCATTATATCCTCAGTTTGCTATGGCAACAACAGAAACAATCTTGGTTTTGGCTGAAAAAATTAGAATGGAAAAATTTCCGGATATGGAATTTACAATTTTGCCAGCATTTTACAACCAACCAGATTATATTCGAGATTTATCGAATTCAATAAAGAATTCCCTAGAAAATTTCAAAGAAGATTATATTTTATTTTCCTACCATGGAGTTCCAGAGCGTCATATTAAAAAGAGCGATGTTACTAAATCACATTGTAAAATAGATGGAAGTTGTTGTAATACACCTTCAAAAGCTCACGAATTTTGTTATAGACATCAATGTTATGAAACTACAAAGCAAGTTGCCAAATTTTTAGGATTAAAAGAAGACAAATACAGTACGTCATTTCAATCTAGATTAGGAAGGGACCCTTGGTTACAACCTTATACAGATGCAACAATAGATGAATTAGCACAAAAAGGGATTAAGAACTTAGCGGTAGTTACACCTGCATTCGTTTCAGATTGTTTAGAAACTTTAGAAGAAATTGGTATGGAAGCCGCTCATAGTTTTAAAGAGAATGGAGGAGAAAACTTCTTAGCAATTCCATGTTTGAACGATAATGAAGATTGGGTAAAAACATTGAGCCGTTGGATAGATCAATGGGCTTTACAGCAATAA
- the hemC gene encoding hydroxymethylbilane synthase, with product MLKTIRIGTRDSELALWQAKTVEKKLNDLGYKTVITAVKSQGDIILDKPLYELGITGIFTKTLDIAMLNGDVDIVVHSMKDVPTLLPKGIVQGAVLERATVFDILVHKGNTDFLISEGTIATGSLRRKAQWLNKYPKHNVVDLRGNVNSRLKKLQDNNWDGAIFAAAGLERINLKPDTFIELDWMVPAPAQGAMLVVAMESDTFCKEAVAKLNHKESEICTFIERQFLRTLEGGCTAPIGALAQFKDEEIHFQGVLFSLDGKQKFSIEKSCTFDNYKTFGKLCANEILTSGGNELMVELRKTLKVK from the coding sequence ATTTTGAAAACAATACGCATAGGAACTCGCGATAGTGAATTGGCGCTTTGGCAAGCCAAAACAGTTGAAAAAAAACTTAACGACTTAGGATATAAAACTGTAATCACAGCTGTTAAATCACAAGGAGACATTATTCTAGACAAACCTCTTTATGAACTTGGAATCACTGGAATTTTTACAAAAACACTAGACATTGCCATGTTAAACGGCGATGTAGATATTGTTGTTCATTCTATGAAAGATGTTCCTACTCTTTTACCAAAAGGAATAGTTCAAGGCGCTGTTTTAGAACGTGCAACTGTTTTTGACATCTTAGTTCATAAAGGCAATACAGATTTTTTAATTTCTGAAGGAACAATCGCAACAGGAAGTCTTCGCAGAAAAGCACAATGGTTAAACAAATATCCTAAACACAACGTAGTTGATTTAAGGGGAAATGTAAATTCTCGTTTAAAAAAACTACAAGATAATAATTGGGACGGAGCCATTTTTGCTGCAGCTGGTTTAGAGCGAATTAATTTAAAACCTGATACATTTATTGAATTAGATTGGATGGTTCCAGCACCAGCTCAAGGCGCTATGCTAGTTGTAGCAATGGAAAGCGATACTTTTTGTAAAGAAGCTGTTGCAAAATTAAATCATAAAGAATCTGAAATTTGTACTTTTATAGAGCGCCAATTTTTAAGAACTTTAGAAGGTGGTTGTACTGCTCCAATTGGTGCTCTTGCACAATTTAAAGACGAAGAAATTCATTTTCAAGGAGTTTTATTTTCTTTAGACGGTAAACAAAAGTTTAGTATTGAAAAAAGTTGTACTTTTGATAATTATAAAACTTTTGGAAAACTTTGCGCAAATGAAATTCTAACTAGCGGAGGAAACGAATTAATGGTAGAATTGCGTAAAACGTTAAAGGTAAAATAA
- a CDS encoding MATE family efflux transporter has protein sequence MKVTSAELGNLDIKKLLIKQSVPASIGILFMSVNILIDTIFVGQWIGSLAIAAVSVVLPITFLISSLGMAIGIGGSSIISRALGAQDKEKALYTFGNQLMMTLTLALVSVLIGFWFFDEILLLFGANGEIMKPAKEFFFPVLFSVPFLALCMMGNTVIRAEGKAKFAMYAMIIPAFGNIIMDIVFIKVLNLGMFGAALATSISYFLCFLFILWFFIAKSELKFQFHHLKLKSELVKEITSLGFVTFSRQGVVSLLAIIVNHTLFVYGGEHGVTVYGIINRMLMFAYFPILGITQGFLPIAGYNYGAKNYNRVKETISKSIVAAAIMATLIFLVIFFFAEPIVKVFTNDADVIRTTPQALILVFSATPIIALQLIGAAYFQAAGKATPALLLTLTKQGFFLIPLVLILPNYFGILGVWIAFPIADFLATVVTAFFLQREMKIKLVEND, from the coding sequence ATGAAAGTTACTTCGGCTGAATTAGGCAATTTAGATATAAAAAAATTACTGATAAAACAATCAGTCCCAGCTTCTATAGGTATCTTATTTATGTCAGTAAATATATTGATTGATACCATTTTTGTGGGACAATGGATTGGGTCATTAGCAATAGCTGCTGTTTCAGTGGTATTGCCAATAACTTTTCTTATTTCCTCTTTAGGAATGGCAATTGGAATAGGAGGAAGCTCAATAATATCAAGAGCTTTAGGTGCTCAAGATAAGGAAAAGGCATTGTACACTTTTGGTAATCAATTAATGATGACTTTAACATTAGCCTTAGTTTCAGTCCTTATTGGATTTTGGTTTTTTGATGAGATTTTGCTTTTGTTTGGAGCAAATGGAGAAATAATGAAACCCGCAAAAGAGTTTTTCTTTCCTGTTTTATTTAGCGTTCCATTTTTAGCATTATGTATGATGGGTAATACAGTAATTCGTGCCGAAGGGAAGGCAAAATTTGCTATGTATGCCATGATTATTCCTGCGTTTGGAAACATTATCATGGATATTGTTTTTATTAAGGTATTGAATTTGGGAATGTTTGGAGCAGCTTTGGCAACTTCAATTTCGTATTTCCTATGCTTTTTGTTTATTCTTTGGTTTTTTATTGCGAAGAGCGAATTAAAGTTTCAATTTCATCATCTCAAATTAAAATCTGAATTAGTTAAAGAAATAACATCATTAGGATTTGTAACATTTTCTCGCCAAGGAGTGGTAAGTCTTTTGGCAATTATTGTAAATCATACATTATTTGTTTATGGAGGTGAACATGGAGTTACTGTTTATGGAATCATTAATAGAATGTTGATGTTTGCCTATTTCCCAATTCTTGGAATTACTCAAGGGTTTTTACCAATTGCAGGATATAATTATGGTGCTAAGAATTATAATCGTGTTAAAGAAACGATTAGTAAATCTATTGTTGCAGCTGCAATAATGGCAACATTAATCTTTCTTGTGATTTTCTTTTTTGCTGAACCTATTGTGAAAGTTTTTACTAATGATGCTGATGTTATTAGGACAACGCCTCAAGCTTTAATTTTAGTTTTTTCTGCAACTCCTATTATAGCTTTACAGTTAATAGGTGCTGCATATTTTCAAGCTGCGGGAAAAGCAACGCCTGCATTATTGTTAACTTTAACAAAACAAGGGTTTTTCTTAATACCTTTGGTTTTAATACTTCCGAATTATTTTGGTATTTTAGGAGTTTGGATAGCATTTCCTATTGCTGATTTTTTAGCAACGGTTGTAACAGCTTTTTTTTTACAAAGAGAAATGAAAATAAAATTAGTAGAGAATGATTAA
- a CDS encoding AraC family transcriptional regulator yields MSSIDEIKIENDFTLYKFQNNENESVLIKQIVNQGLLQFHFGIKGKGKFVFNEGSYALELNEEKSFLFYNPQKELPINLELKPKSWVISVVISIKKFHSLFSNEAEIIPFLSKDNIDKKYYKEDDISPSMAIVLNQLLHYNLSPSIKKLYYKGKAYELLSLYFNRSEDPNAEQCPFLIDEENVLKIRKAKDIILSKMSEPPTLQELADMVGISLKKLKEGFKEIYGDTVFGFLLDYKLEYARQLLDSGSFNVNEVGLKIGYSTSSHFISAFKKKFGVTPKKYLQNLNN; encoded by the coding sequence ATGAGTTCTATAGATGAAATAAAAATTGAAAATGATTTTACTTTATATAAATTTCAAAATAATGAAAATGAAAGTGTTTTAATAAAACAAATTGTAAATCAGGGTTTGTTGCAGTTTCACTTTGGTATAAAAGGAAAAGGTAAATTTGTTTTTAATGAAGGAAGTTATGCTTTAGAATTAAACGAAGAAAAATCTTTTTTGTTTTATAACCCTCAAAAAGAATTGCCAATTAATTTAGAATTAAAGCCTAAAAGTTGGGTTATTTCTGTTGTCATTTCTATTAAAAAATTTCACAGCTTATTTTCTAATGAGGCTGAAATTATTCCTTTCTTAAGCAAGGATAATATTGATAAAAAGTACTACAAAGAAGATGATATTTCTCCATCTATGGCAATTGTGTTAAATCAGCTATTGCATTATAATTTAAGTCCTTCAATTAAAAAACTCTATTATAAAGGGAAAGCTTATGAATTACTAAGCTTATATTTTAATAGATCTGAAGATCCAAATGCTGAGCAATGTCCTTTTTTAATCGATGAGGAAAATGTTTTAAAAATAAGAAAAGCAAAGGATATTATTTTATCTAAGATGTCTGAACCGCCTACATTACAAGAGTTGGCAGATATGGTAGGAATTTCTTTAAAAAAATTAAAAGAAGGATTTAAAGAAATATATGGAGATACAGTTTTTGGTTTTCTATTAGATTATAAACTTGAATATGCTCGTCAATTATTAGATAGTGGTTCTTTTAATGTGAATGAAGTTGGTTTAAAAATTGGATATAGTACATCAAGTCATTTTATATCCGCTTTCAAGAAGAAGTTTGGGGTAACTCCAAAAAAATATTTACAAAATTTAAACAATTAA
- a CDS encoding uroporphyrinogen-III synthase, with translation MHTLLSTKKLTEKNKVKLENSGFLVVEKNFIKTKSIPFSLNEVSENLIFTSKNAVKSVLPFKKELIDKSAFCVGEKTKKQLEKNGFKVIFQAENAETLANKISESFNHLRFTFFCGNIRKETLPNILKENQVELNEIVVYKTKLKSHKISIKLDGILFFSPSGIKSYLLENEIKNETCFCIGNTTAETLNGKTSNIIIAKKHKIEAVLKACIKYFKQKK, from the coding sequence ATGCACACACTTCTTTCCACTAAAAAATTAACCGAAAAAAATAAAGTTAAACTTGAAAATTCAGGTTTTTTAGTTGTGGAAAAAAACTTTATCAAAACGAAATCAATTCCTTTTTCGCTTAATGAAGTTTCAGAAAATTTAATTTTTACGAGCAAAAATGCTGTTAAAAGTGTTCTCCCATTCAAGAAAGAATTAATAGATAAAAGTGCTTTTTGTGTTGGAGAAAAAACAAAAAAACAATTAGAAAAAAACGGGTTTAAAGTTATATTTCAAGCTGAAAATGCGGAAACTTTAGCCAATAAAATTAGTGAGAGTTTCAACCATTTAAGATTTACTTTTTTTTGTGGAAATATTAGAAAAGAAACATTGCCTAATATTCTTAAAGAAAACCAAGTTGAATTAAATGAAATAGTTGTTTATAAAACCAAACTCAAATCACATAAAATATCCATAAAACTAGATGGTATTCTGTTTTTTAGTCCATCAGGAATAAAAAGTTATTTACTAGAAAACGAGATTAAAAACGAAACTTGTTTTTGTATTGGTAACACAACTGCAGAAACATTAAACGGAAAAACAAGCAATATAATAATTGCAAAGAAACATAAAATTGAAGCTGTATTAAAAGCTTGTATAAAATATTTTAAACAAAAGAAATGA
- the hemA gene encoding glutamyl-tRNA reductase — MENILHGKQLTFYVVGLSYKKADAEIRGKFSLDDNGKNNLLNQAKEEGIESLFSISTCNRTEIYGFAQHPFQLIKLLCDNSLGTVEDFQNYAYIYKNKEAIEHLFKVGTGLDSQILGDFEIISQIKQGFVESKKKELSNAYTERLVNAVIQASKRVKNETEISSGATSVSFAAVQYIMNTIENIGEKKLVLFGIGKIGRNTCENLVKHSKNDHIVLINRTKEKAEKIAGKFHLIVKEYSQLQEEIQSADVLIVATGAQNPTIDASLLNPKKPLLILDLSIPKNVDENVKKVEGVTLVHMDHLSQITDETLEKRKEHIPAAEYIIEEIIEEFLTWTKARKFAPTIHSLKEKLANIKQAELNYQRKKLNNFNEEQAEIISNRIIQKITTHFANHLKQDDTSVDESIEWIEKVFQLNE; from the coding sequence ATGGAAAACATATTACATGGCAAACAACTTACATTTTATGTAGTAGGATTGAGCTATAAAAAAGCTGATGCTGAAATAAGAGGTAAGTTTAGTTTAGATGATAATGGCAAAAACAATTTGCTAAATCAAGCTAAAGAAGAAGGAATTGAAAGTCTTTTTTCAATTTCTACATGTAATCGAACTGAAATTTACGGTTTTGCACAACATCCATTCCAATTAATTAAACTTCTTTGTGATAATAGTTTAGGAACAGTGGAAGATTTTCAAAACTATGCCTATATATATAAAAACAAAGAAGCAATTGAACACCTATTTAAAGTAGGAACAGGTTTAGATAGTCAAATTTTAGGTGACTTTGAAATTATTTCACAAATTAAACAAGGCTTCGTTGAAAGCAAAAAAAAGGAGTTGTCTAATGCTTACACTGAAAGATTAGTTAACGCAGTAATACAAGCAAGTAAACGTGTAAAAAACGAAACTGAAATTAGCTCTGGTGCTACTTCTGTTTCTTTCGCTGCTGTTCAATACATTATGAACACCATTGAAAATATTGGTGAGAAAAAATTAGTGCTTTTCGGAATTGGAAAAATTGGACGTAACACTTGTGAAAACCTTGTAAAGCATTCTAAAAACGACCATATTGTTCTTATTAATAGAACTAAAGAAAAAGCTGAAAAAATTGCAGGTAAATTTCATTTAATTGTTAAAGAATATTCGCAGCTTCAAGAAGAAATTCAAAGTGCAGACGTACTTATTGTTGCTACTGGCGCTCAAAACCCTACGATAGATGCTTCTCTTTTAAATCCAAAAAAACCACTTTTAATTCTAGATTTATCAATACCTAAAAATGTAGATGAAAACGTTAAAAAAGTTGAAGGAGTTACTTTAGTGCACATGGATCATCTTTCTCAAATTACAGATGAAACTTTAGAAAAAAGAAAAGAGCACATACCAGCAGCGGAATACATAATTGAAGAAATAATAGAAGAGTTTCTGACATGGACAAAAGCGAGAAAATTTGCTCCAACCATACATTCTCTAAAAGAAAAACTGGCAAACATAAAACAAGCTGAACTAAATTATCAAAGAAAAAAATTGAACAACTTCAACGAAGAACAAGCTGAAATTATTAGTAATAGAATCATTCAGAAAATTACAACCCACTTTGCAAATCACCTTAAACAAGATGATACATCTGTAGATGAAAGCATAGAATGGATTGAAAAAGTTTTTCAATTAAACGAATAA
- a CDS encoding TrkH family potassium uptake protein, which translates to MERESLLNYIYRFFDLIVLLFIVFDFGYDFKENFNTPHVIGLFILTFGLLGFNIFKYYKYKYKSNIKVALVNIVLLTSLLIASGIDAFYHNDFSLDYILQKIKPILEGGLIFYFLLRLLTLVRHVYDVYFNPAIVFVGSFIILDIAGAFLLMLPSATTNGITFTNALFTSTSAVCVTGLAVVDTANDFTFMGQSIILVLIQLGGIGILTFTSFFAFFFRGSSSFKEGLNTKDFIAHEGLKDVFRAALNVVIFTLSVEVIGALFIYTSISNVSSIDNKIFFSIFHSISSFCNAGFSIFSSGLFDESIRFNYYFQWIIMVLVVFGGLGHNIVFNFYQYIKTYVTEFLDKSLIHKDIRIITLNTKIVIYTTIVLLIGGWIFLFISEYNNTLQLHDSFFGKLTNSAFNSVTPRTAGFNTIDFSQMTLPSLLFIIFLMWIGASPASTGGGVKTSTFAIATLNILSIAQGKSRIQLFGRRITAESALRAFAILCISLIVIGVAIMALLIFEPAGTPLITVAFECFSAYSTVGLSLNFTPTLSEPSKYVLIAVMFIGRIGMLNLMIGLLRQMNHQFYEYPKENILIN; encoded by the coding sequence ATGGAACGAGAATCCTTACTCAATTATATTTATCGGTTTTTCGATTTAATTGTACTTCTCTTCATTGTTTTCGATTTTGGATATGATTTCAAAGAAAACTTCAATACTCCACACGTAATTGGTTTATTCATTCTAACGTTTGGGTTGTTAGGATTCAACATTTTTAAATATTACAAATACAAATACAAGAGTAACATTAAAGTTGCCCTTGTAAATATTGTTTTGTTAACTTCACTTTTAATTGCATCAGGTATAGATGCTTTTTATCATAATGATTTTAGTTTAGATTATATTTTACAAAAAATAAAACCTATTCTTGAGGGTGGATTAATTTTCTATTTCTTACTTAGATTATTAACGTTAGTTAGACACGTTTACGATGTATATTTTAATCCTGCCATTGTATTTGTTGGAAGTTTTATAATATTAGACATTGCTGGTGCATTTTTATTAATGCTCCCCAGTGCAACCACAAATGGAATAACATTTACAAATGCATTATTTACCTCAACAAGTGCTGTTTGTGTTACTGGTTTAGCCGTAGTAGACACTGCAAACGACTTCACTTTTATGGGGCAATCAATAATTCTTGTATTAATTCAATTGGGTGGAATTGGTATATTAACCTTTACTTCATTCTTCGCCTTTTTCTTTAGAGGAAGTTCAAGTTTTAAAGAAGGATTAAACACAAAAGACTTTATTGCTCACGAAGGCTTAAAAGACGTTTTTAGAGCTGCTTTAAATGTGGTAATATTTACTTTAAGTGTAGAAGTAATAGGAGCCCTTTTTATTTATACTTCGATATCTAATGTGTCGTCAATTGATAATAAAATATTTTTCTCCATTTTCCATTCAATATCATCATTTTGTAACGCTGGATTTTCAATTTTTTCATCAGGTTTATTTGATGAAAGTATTCGCTTCAATTATTATTTTCAATGGATAATAATGGTGCTAGTTGTTTTCGGTGGTTTAGGACATAATATTGTTTTCAACTTTTATCAATATATTAAAACCTATGTTACTGAATTTCTCGATAAAAGTTTAATTCATAAAGACATTAGAATTATTACTTTAAATACAAAAATTGTAATTTATACTACAATCGTTTTATTAATAGGAGGTTGGATTTTTCTATTCATTTCAGAATACAATAATACTCTTCAATTGCACGATTCCTTTTTTGGAAAATTAACAAATTCAGCCTTTAATTCGGTTACGCCGAGAACTGCAGGATTTAATACAATAGACTTTAGCCAAATGACATTACCTTCATTATTATTTATAATATTCTTGATGTGGATTGGTGCTTCACCTGCCTCTACAGGTGGAGGTGTTAAAACGAGCACGTTTGCAATTGCTACTTTAAATATTTTATCAATTGCTCAAGGAAAAAGCAGAATTCAATTGTTTGGTAGAAGAATTACAGCTGAGTCTGCATTAAGGGCTTTTGCAATTTTATGCATATCTTTAATAGTTATTGGAGTTGCTATTATGGCACTGCTAATTTTTGAGCCTGCAGGAACTCCATTAATTACTGTTGCTTTTGAATGTTTTTCGGCTTATAGTACAGTTGGTTTAAGTTTAAATTTCACACCTACTTTAAGTGAGCCTAGCAAATATGTCTTAATTGCTGTAATGTTCATAGGTAGAATTGGTATGCTCAACTTAATGATTGGTTTATTACGCCAAATGAACCATCAATTCTATGAGTATCCAAAAGAAAATATTTTGATTAACTAA